In Kwoniella pini CBS 10737 chromosome 2, complete sequence, a single genomic region encodes these proteins:
- a CDS encoding argininosuccinate synthase → MVASGEKKGKVILAYSGGLDTSCILLWLIEQGYEVVAYMADVGQEEDFEAARAKAMKCGAVGFHLADLKREFVEELIYPAVQCNAIYENVYLLGTSLARPVIARGMIEAAVKEDCDFVSHGCTGKGNDQVRFELAFYGLAPNIKVIAPWRLPEFYERFAGRTALLDYAAKNGIPVTQTAAKPWSTDENLFHISYEAGILEDPNQTPPDDMWKLTVSPQKAPEQPEQVHIEFAKGLPVKVTFPADKKEVTDAVEIFLTLNALARRHGVGRIDIVENRFIGVKSRGCYESPAATILRVAHMDLEGLTLDRNVRALRDQFITRELSQILYNGFFFSPEREFVTAAIPASQKTVNGLVRLKLYKGNVIVEGRDADEGLYDAKFSSMDEMGGFEPTATSGFIEISSIRIKAWGRQNVKRGQGGVTPKDVYHRE, encoded by the exons ATGGTAGCTTCCGGTGAGAAGAAGGGGAAAGTCATCCTTGCTTACTCTGGTGGTCTTG ACACCTCTTGTATCCTTCTTTGGCTTATAGAGCAAGGTTACGAGGTCGTCGCCTACATGGCCGATGTCggacaagaagaa GACTTCGAAGCTGCTCGAGCTAAGGCTATGAAATGTGGTGCTGTTGGATTCCACCTTGCTGACTTGAAGAGAGAATTTGTCGAGGAGCTTATTTACC CCGCTGTTCAATGTAACGCCATTTACGAGAACGTCTACCTCCTTGGTACCTCCCTAGCTCGACCAGTTATCGCTCGAGGCATGATTGAAGCTGCCGTCAAGGAAGACTGTGACTTTGTATCCCATGGGTGTACCGGAAAAGGTAACGATCAAGTCCGATTCGAACTCGCCTTTTACGGTCTTGCTCCAAACATCAAAGTCATTGCTCCATGGCGATTACCTGAATTCTACGAGCGATTCGCTGGTCGAACTGCTCTTCTCGACTACGCCGCTAAAAACGGTATCCCAGTCACTCAAACCGCTGCCAAACCATGGTCTACCGATGAGAACCTCTTCCACATCTCATACGAAGCTGGTATTCTCGAAGACCCTAATCAAACTCCTCCAGATGACATGTGGAAACTTACCGTTTCCCCTCAAAAAGCCCCTGAACAACCTGAACAAGTTCATATTGAATTCGCCAAAGGTCTTCCTGTAAAGGTCACTTTCCCTGCCGACAAGAAGGAAGTCACCGACGCCGTCGAAATTTTCCTTACCTTGAACGCCCTTGCTAGACGACACGGTGTAGGACGAATAGATATTGTCGAGAACCGATTCATTGGTGTAAAATCTCGAGGTTGTTACGAATCTCCAGCAGCTACCATTCTTCGAGTAGCTCACATGGATTTGGAAGGTTTGACTTTAGACAGAAATGTTCGAGCTCTTCGAGATCAATTCATTACCAGAGAACTTTCTCAAATCCTTTACAACggtttcttcttctctccTGAACGAGAATTCGTTACTGCTGCTATTCCAGCTTCTCAAAAGACAGTTAACGGTTTAGTTCGATTGAAACTATACAAAGGAAACGTTATTGTAGAAGGACGAGATGCCGATGAGGGATTATACGATGCCAAATTCTCTTCAATGGACGAAATGGGTGGTTTCGAACCTACCGCTACTTCTGGTTTCATTGAAATCTCTTCTATTCGAATCAAAGCTTGGGGTCGACAAAACGTTAAGCGAGGTCAAGGTGGTGTTACACCAAAAGACGTTTACCACCGAGAGTAA
- a CDS encoding allantoinase — MVKRQIILAPQALLPSKDDPQAATIEIDLSLGTIISIKEGIIPPLQEEDVEIIKIEDDKIVLPGLIDTHVHLNQPGRTEWEGFQTGTLAAISGGVTTLIDMPLNSIPPTTTLKGLEIKRKEALKIGINSDLGFWGGIIPGNQGELVNMLNNGVKGFKCFLIDSGVEEFPHVEEEDLIKACEALKGTNALILFHAELDDSNPCIPTSTKNENSHSHSHNHSSSSSSQSSYSKFLESRPEEFELKALKLIIKFTKLYPELNFHIVHLSSSNAIPLIKKAKFSENIKNLTIETCFHYLCLSSELILNDDFKTEFKCCPPIRSELNRKRLIENLLEDSSKNEKNENIINYIVSDHSPCIPELKKGNFLESWGGISSLGLGLSLLFNEIGNKIKLGKLINFLSINQAKQVNLKNKGELKIGNQADFIIFNPNVKWTVTTESLLFKNKISPYIGKTLKGRVEKTYLAGQLVWDYEKGIDGAVLSQGRLL; from the exons ATGGTTAAACGACAAATCATACTTGCTCCTCAAGCTTTATTACCCTCCAAAGATGATCCTCAAGCAGCCACAATCGAGATTGACCTTTCATTAGGGACAATAATTTCTAtcaaagaaggtataataCCTCCTCTacaagaagaggatgttgaaattataaaaatagaagatgataagatTGTATTACCAGGTTTGATAGA TACACATgttcatttaaatcaacCTGGAAGAACAGAATGGGAAGGTTTTCAAACTGGTACTTTAGCTGCAATTTCAGGAGGAGTAACAACTTTAATTGATATGccattaaattcaattccacCTACAACAACATTAAAAGGAttagaaattaaaagaaaagaagctttaaaaattggaattaatTCAGATTTAGGTTTTTGGGGTGGAATTATACCTGGAAATCAAGGAGAATTAGTTAATATGTTAAATAATGGTGTTAAAGGATTTAAAtgttttttaattgattctgGAGTTGAA GAATTCCCTcatgttgaagaagaagatttaataaaaGCTTGTGAAGCTTTGAAA GGAACCAATGCtttgattctttttcacgcagaattagatgattcAAATCCTTGTATTCCAACTTCAACGAAAAATGAGAATTCTCATTCACATTCACATaatcattcttcttcttcttcttctcaatcaTCTTATAGTAAATTTTTAGAATCAAGAcctgaagaatttgaattaaaagcaCTTAAActtataattaaatttacaaaattaTATCcagaattaaattttcatatagttcatttatcttcttcaaatgctattcctttaattaaaaaagcaaaattttcagaaaatattaaaaatttaacaATTGAAACATgttttcattatttatgtttatcttctgaattaattttaaatgatgattttaaaaCAGAATTTAAATGTTGTCCACCAATTAGATCAGAATTAAATAGAAAAagattaattgaaaatttattagaagattcttctaaaaatgaaaaaaatgaaaatataataaattatatagTTTCAGATCATTCACCTTGTATACcagaattaaaaaaaggtaatttttTAGAATCTTGGGGAggtatttcttctttaggtttaggtttaagtttattatttaatgaaattggtaataaaattaaattaggtaaattaattaattttttatcaataaatcaagCAAAACaagtaaatttaaaaaataaaggtgaattaaaaattggtaatcaagctgattttattatatttaatCCAAATGTAAAATGGACTGTAACTACT GAatctttattattcaaGAATAAAATATCTCCTTATATAGGTAAAACATTGAAAGGAAGGGTAGAAAAGACTTATCTTGCTGGTCAACTAGTATGGGATTACGAAAAAGGTATCGATGGAGCTGTTTTATCTCAAGGAAGATTGTTGTAA